ACTACTGTGTCATATGTGAATAGCAGCAAGTACATCCAACTGACTATTCAGGAACCACTCCATAGAGTATTTTAGGTTTTCAGTTTATGTCCTGATTCTGAAAATTGTCATTTACCTTTTTGCTCATGTGCTCACTTTCCATGTACAGGGGAACTCAAGGTGGTGCGATAGTGTCTCTGGCACTAGCAGCGTATCTTGCCTTTCAGCACTTCACCCGGGCCGGAGGTTTGGGGAGAGCCTTTGATCAGGGATCGATAATTGCGACCTTGGCCATCATCTGCGTCACAGTTATCAACGTGATCCTGCTGTTCTGAGTTGGATCAAGTTGGCAAGAGTTCGCTGCCCCTCATTGTAGGTGTGGAGGGGGAGCAGGAGGTACTCAGGAGTGCAGATAAATAAAACCTTGTAATGCATCATCCTGACAGACTTCCAAGCCCGTTTCATCGTAATAAGAATCTTTACTGCTACTTAACTTGCAGTTGCGTCCGTGGTGGCTCGTACGTCGTCCCAACTTCACAGAAATTACGTCTCTATGCCACCGTCCGAACTCCgatttgtttcttctctttcgTGTTCTCGTGTCTCGCCCAGCCCGCTGCCCACGCGCCACCGCTCCTCCTGCCCTGCGCGCCGCTGCCACCACCCACCTGCCTCtcctcgcgctcctcctctgctcgcaccgccaccgccccgatctctctctgccagcgttgtctcctcctcctcctcgcacacACCCGCCCAgatccacctccacctcctcgcaCACGGCCCGCCCTGATCCACCTTCTCCTCGCGCGAGGCcgaggagcgcgaggaggaggccgagatGCGCGCCGAGGCTGCCGCCCGCCAGGCCGagatccgcctcctcctcattGTGCTGCCGCCGTGGGAGAgccgtcctccgccgcgccgcgtccCCGTGACGCCACCTGCTCTCCCCCTTCTCAACGCATCGAGTGCCCGATGCCGCCAGCCGAGGCAAGGGTGCTCGAGACGTCCGCGATGACTGCTTCGAAGTGGGAGGCATCAATATTGTGTGGTAAGGTGAGTTCTCGATTACTGCTTCCCCATCCTCTTGTGTAGAAAAATCTTTGTTTCACTATTCTTTGATAAGTATGTGTGAGTGTGTCTTAATGGTTTCTTCTGTTGGCTCTTTGTAGACTCTAGCTCTTTGTAATCTTTTGTGCTTTATGGAATCCAGTAGAAAAATCGGCATTAGGCTGATTTTAACTGATATTTCAATCTCTTTCATGCCTTTTATGTTTGTATTTTCCTGATTACTAATGGTTCACTAGCGTCAATTCCATCCGGTTATTTAATCAAACAATAGCATCTGTATCATTGTTTTCTCTTTCACTTTTGCTTGTTTTATTAGTCTGTCCTATATGTGCTAATGCTAGAGCTTGAAGTCTCTGCTACTGGATATTGGCATTGAAAGAGCAACAGGAATTGTCTGGTCTATCACTGGAGGCAATGATATAACTTTGGTGGAGGTATTCCTGACgtgtgtgttttttctgcATATAAACTACAGTGTGTGTGGGTATACATAGCTACCATCAAAGTTTGTTTCCTACATGTTAGTGAGAATCGAAAATTGCTGGCTTTCATAGCTCCCTGAAAGTTAATACATTTTGATCCAATTGGATATATGTGTGAAGTTATATGTGAACTGAATCCAGTATTATTGATTCACTTTCAGGTGAATGCATCAGCTGAAGTTATATAtgatcttgtttttcttttttgagggatTATATATGATCTTGTTGATCCTATTACAAATATGATATTTGGCTCTGTTTTAGACCCATCATATGCTGGTCAAGTAAGTTAACAAAGCATTTGGTCAAGTAAGTTGACTTGTCATATGAAATCTCATCTTTTGACTGTACAGCCTGAACTTCTAATACAACGGCATCCATGCGGGGAAGATGAATATGTGAAGTCAGTGGCCGAGTTAATTGAGAAGGAGCTATCAATTTTTACAAATTCTGAAGAGGTCTGTGCATTCCCTTCTCcctctttttgtttttcctttactATTTTTTGTTCATCAAATGACTTTCTATTCGATTTTTGGTAAAGTAGAAGGTAACAACTGTTGTAGATTGAACATTATCTTAGTGTTAGGCATCCTGTTGAATATCTCTTAAATAAGTATCCCATCTACTGAATGATCTATCTGCGGTCCGTCCTGGCATTCATTTGCTTGTCTCCTTTTGTGATGATGCAGCGAATTGAGGAATCAACAGATGATTTTTTTCTGTATTACATTTAGTTGCTCTTTGCatgattccttttttttaccagcTTTGCATGATTCTTTTGGCATGGATGTTGACTGGGAGATGAAAAATATACTTCATCCAGGTTGAAAAGACAAACATGGTTCTCCTACTGTGCTCCGTTTTCCATATTGTCGTAATAACACCAATATACTGATAACTAAACCCACTAGAGAGAAATGTTTATTATAAATGTTTTAAGTTTAATTCGCTAAACAATCTGAAAATTATGTACAATCTGTATAAGTTGAGATATATTAGAATAGTTTGATGAGCTATCATAACGATCCATCTTAATTAGGACCAAGACTTTAGCTGGTTACCTAGGTTACCTGTAGTCAAAATTGTTTAAGGCAAATTGTATCAAGGTTTGATGGTTAGATTGACACTCCAATTGTTTCTGTTCATAGATCTATCATCTACAAATACTTCTTGTGTTGCAGGTTATGAGCTATGGCAATCTTCGTAGAGTTCAAATGTTGTGGTTCGATacagaacagaaaaaagaagtctCTTTTCCTCTCAAGATGAGAGTAAGTATcggcaaaaaataataatctctTCGTAGCGATGCAATTTCTTATCACTCAGTCATGATGCATATAAGAGTAAGGGGAATGGGCTGATTTTGTGTATATTCTACATTTTACTTTTCAGTAGTAATTAGATGATTTATGATTTTCTTACATCTCTCAAGGGAAGATGTTGAGGGAGACCATAAGGACACTACACATTATGTTGCGAAGATAATATTGCTTTCCTGCTCTTAACACAGGACACCAGAGCATGCattacaaaataaatattcgATGAGGTATGGACGGTTGTCTTGATGTGTTTAATTTTGCATTCTTTCCAATAATTTTGTTGGAGAACACGAGTGTCTTGACTTGTTTCGGTACTCCAACATGGATGCTTTGTGATATTTACAATTGTGAGAAGAGGATCCATGGCCAAGTTCTTCGATAATAATCGTTCATGTGGAATTTTGGATTGTATATTGGTccattgtattttttttcctctcatATTGTCACAATTATTGATTATATGACTTGGACTATGTACATGTTCATAAGCAGTGGTGTCTCCTTATCTGATGAGGATGACCATGCATCAATTTTTCATGTTTGTCATTCTTCTTGTTAAGTTCTAGAATGCTCATttttccgttgcaacgcacgggcacttaACTAGCAAGAATGATTTGTGAGTTGTGACATGGCTGACAGATCTTCATGTATGGTATAGTTTTGGTCTATTAGTGTTCAGTGCTATTCTATGATTAATATTTGCTCCCGTTTGTTGATCTTATTGTTGGATTTTGCACCAAGATTTTGGTGTCAACAGGTCTCAGCAGAACGTTGGCTACCGACAGATAACACAGGGCAATTGGTCTAGATTCTGTCATACTTGTATAccttttctactccctctaGTCCATAATAGGCGCTTGggttttgtactaacttattatggatcgaagaGAGTATAAAATAACTTCTAGCATAGGGTCACGGACCTCGCCAAGACTGTGACGAGCCTATGGGTCCGCTGGATCTGAAGGATGCGGATTGACCCACTTCGTTTTTTGTGTGGCCTCGGTTGTGAT
The Brachypodium distachyon strain Bd21 chromosome 2, Brachypodium_distachyon_v3.0, whole genome shotgun sequence genome window above contains:
- the LOC100842956 gene encoding uncharacterized protein LOC100842956 isoform X4, giving the protein MHHPDRLPSPFHRNKNLYCYLTCSCVRGGSYVVPTSQKLRLYATVRTPICFFSFVFSCLAQPAAHAPPLLLPCAPLPPPTCLSSRSSSARTATAPISLCQRCLLLLLAHTRPDPPPPPRTRPALIHLLLARGRGARGGGRDARRGCRPPGRDPPPPHCAAAVGEPSSAAPRPRDATCSPPSQRIECPMPPAEARVLETSAMTASKWEASILCGKSLKSLLLDIGIERATGIVWSITGGNDITLVEPELLIQRHPCGEDEYVKSVAELIEKELSIFTNSEEVMSYGNLRRVQMLWFDTEQKKEVSFPLKMRGRC
- the LOC100842956 gene encoding uncharacterized protein LOC100842956 isoform X2, with the translated sequence MHHPDRLPSPFHRNKNLYCYLTCSCVRGGSYVVPTSQKLRLYATVRTPICFFSFVFSCLAQPAAHAPPLLLPCAPLPPPTCLSSRSSSARTATAPISLCQRCLLLLLAHTRPDPPPPPRTRPALIHLLLARGRGARGGGRDARRGCRPPGRDPPPPHCAAAVGEPSSAAPRPRDATCSPPSQRIECPMPPAEARVLETSAMTASKWEASILCGKSLKSLLLDIGIERATGIVWSITGGNDITLVEPELLIQRHPCGEDEYVKSVAELIEKELSIFTNSEEVMSYGNLRRVQMLWFDTEQKKEVSFPLKMRMLRETIRTLHIMLRR
- the LOC100842956 gene encoding uncharacterized protein LOC100842956 isoform X3, which translates into the protein MHHPDRLPSPFHRNKNLYCYLTCSCVRGGSYVVPTSQKLRLYATVRTPICFFSFVFSCLAQPAAHAPPLLLPCAPLPPPTCLSSRSSSARTATAPISLCQRCLLLLLAHTRPDPPPPPRTRPALIHLLLARGRGARGGGRDARRGCRPPGRDPPPPHCAAAVGEPSSAAPRPRDATCSPPSQRIECPMPPAEARVLETSAMTASKWEASILCGKSLKSLLLDIGIERATGIVWSITGGNDITLVEPELLIQRHPCGEDEYVKSVAELIEKELSIFTNSEEVMSYGNLRRVQMLWFDTEQKKEVSFPLKMRDTRACITK